AGGTACGATTTTTTTTTAGAAGTTTGTCGGCAAGAGGGGTTGGGGGGAGTTTTTGTTGGCCATCATGCGGATGATAAGGTAGAAACAATTTTAAAACGTCTTTTTGAAGGGGCTGGATTGACAAATCTCTCTGGGCCTAAGGAGACGTCGAGCATGTCTTCTATGCCCATCATTAGGCCTTTGCTGCACCTAAGAAAGCAAGATATCGAAGATAAGCTGCAAAAAGCGAATATTACTTATTTTTTTGATGAGACTAATTCGGACGAGCACTTTTTGCGAGCAAGAATGCGTAAGTCTATTATTCCTTGTCTTCAAAAGAATTTTGGAAAAAATATTATCAATCCATTGTTGGCTTTGGCTAAAGATTCTGATGAATTAGCCGAATATATAGATCAAGAATCAGCGGTATATCTCAAAGGAATTTTTCGCGCAAAAGGGGAAGTCTCTATAACTCTGCCAGATGCTTTGCTAGGAAGGGCTTTTTTAGCTAAGCAAGTGATAAAAAAATTTTTTATTGCAGAGGGGATTGGGGTTTCTAGGCATACGGTGTTAGCCATTTATCAACATTTGATTCAAAGGACTTGCAAGGTGACTATGCGAGTTCATGATAAAAATGTTAAGATCTGTGGAAATATTGTTAGCGTATGTGAGAACTAGTCCTTTAGCTAATCACTTGGAGGCTTAGCTGTGAGCTAAAGCGCCAGTGGATTAGGTTGATAGGTAAACTAGGGTAATATATGATGGGTGTTTGCAAAAGTTTTTTTGTTTTTTAGAGTATACGCTTTTTTGCGAAAAATAAAACTGTAGTTATATAATAATAATTATTACGAATAATTAGTTCTTAGTTAGTGCGATTATGTCATACGAAAAAAAGTTTAATAGTGACCCTAAAAAGAATTTCCCCTCGATGTTTTTTTTCCTTTTGTTTGGAGTCATTTTTGGTGTTTTCGCATTACAAAATTTTGTCGGCTCGAAGAGAGCAAAAGTAGGATTCAGTCATCAGTTAGAACACTTAGTTAATTTACGTTTAATTCTTCCAGAAGATAGTCGAAAGGTCGCTCTCAATGATAATCTGGTATCTTTCAGCGGTAGGTTTAGAGATAGTAGCAGCGCTGAAAGTCAGGCTAGATATCGATACTTAGAGCTCATAGATAAAGAGCATCGTCTTTTGTCCGAAAGACAAGAAACGCTTTCTTCTTTGGGGGGGTTAGAAGTTGAGATTTCTTCGGCAGTTTCTTGGTTTTCGGCTATTTCTGGAATGGCGGCTCCAGAATCTGGTTATATGATTTTTGATAGGGCTAATAGCAAGTTAGGACCTCTCATTGTTAAAGAGATTGTTGCTCCTCAGATTATAAACTTACAATCTTTATCAGCTAAATTTCGAAAAGATATCCGAGATGCGGCGGATTTAAAGCGTTTCGGATCAGATCTTTATGAGTTAATAGGTAAGTATCTATCTCCAGCTCTAGGTATCAGCGCTGAATCGATTAAGGAAGATTTAAAAACGCTTTCCAGTAAGGTTGAGGTTTCTCTGCAACAAGAACAGAGCTCAGAAGATACCCGTCAGCTGTATGGTCAAACATTAGATTCATTACAAAGAATTTCTCAGTCGTTCCTTTATCCAGAGGATGGTGTCCGCTTTGCTTCTTTGCGCTCAGTAAGGCTGTATAAGGAGGAAAGAAAGAAGTATCTTTCCATAGAAAAATCTTTGGAGCTAAATTCCAGTCAGTTGGAAAAATCTCGAGGGGAAGTTTCCGAGGTTGTTTGGTTTTTCAATAATAAGGAACTATCTTCTAAAGCCTTGGAAAGGCAGGACTCAGAGTTGTTTTCTCATTGGTTTAACGGTGCCAAAGAAGAGTGGAATAATTTCAGCCATAACAAATCCCTTTCTTTTAAGGCTCCTGACCAACCACGTAACCTAGTTTTAGAAAAAACCTTTAAAAGTGAAGAGCCCGCTCCTCACTATATGGGGTACATCTTTACGCTCATGCCAGTGATGTTAGTAGTGTTCCTGCTTTACTTAGTCTTCTCTAGACAGCTTAAGGGAGTTGGAGGTTCTGCTATGAGTTTTGGGAAGTCTCCAGCAAAATTATTGCCGAAAGGGCAAAATAAAATCACTTTTGCTGATGTTGCCGGGATTGAGGAGGCCAAAGAAGAGCTAATAGAAATTGTTGATTTTCTCAAAAATCCATCCAAGTTTACAGCTTTAGGTGGACGCATTCCCAAAGGAGTTTTATTAATAGGGCCTCCTGGAACTGGAAAAACTTTAATAGCAAAAGCTGTTTCCGGAGAAGCTGACAGGCCGTTTTTCTCTATAGCTGGTTCTGATTTTGTAGAAATGTTTGTTGGGGTTGGGGCTAGTCGAATTAGAGACATGTTTGAGCAAGCTAAAAGAAATGCTCCATGCATAATCTTTATCGATGAGATAGATGCAGTAGGTCGACACAGAGGAGCCGGTATCGGTGGCGGTCATGATGAAAGAGAGCAAACCCTGAACCAGCTTCTGGTTGAAATGGATGGGTTTGGCACGAATGATGGCGTGATCCTCATGGCGGCAACGAATAGGCCAGATGTTTTAGATAAAGCCTTATTACGTCCTGGAAGGTTTGATAGACGGGTTGTGATCAGTTTGCCTGATATCCGCGGTAGACAAGAAATATTATCCGTACACGCAAAAAAGATTAAACTAGATCCTACCGTGGACCTTATGGCAGTGGCGAGAAGTACTCCTGGAGCTTCTGGAGCAGATTTAGAAAATTTGCTCAATGAAGCGGCCTTACTAGCAGCTAGGAGAGATCGAACAGCTGTGACAGCTGTAGATGTAGCCGAAGCTCGTGATAAGGTTCTGTATGGCAAAGAGCGAAGAAGTTTAGAAATGGATGCTGAAGAACGTCGTACAACAGCCTACCATGAATCGGGTCATGCTGTGGTTGGGTTGTCCGTTCAGCATAGCGACCCAGTGGATAAAGTTACGATTATTCCTAGAGGGTTATCTTTGGGAGCAACACACTTTTTACCAGAGAAAAATCGGCTTAGTTATTGGAAGAGTGAGCTTTTCGATCAGCTAGCTGTTCTTATGGGAGGTCGCGCGGCTGAGGCTATCTTTTTGAATGATGTTTCAAGTGGAGCGCAACAGGATATCGCTCAAGCCACAAAATTAGTGCGCAGTATGGTTTGTGAATGGGGAATGAGCGAGCAATTGGGTACTGTTGCTTATGATGAGCGCTCTGATAACTACACCGGGTACGGTAGTTACCATGAGAGGGTCTACTCCGAGGAGACTGCTAAAGTCATAGATGCTGAAGTGAAAGCCATTTTAGAAGGGGCGTATGCCAGAGCTTTAGACATTATTCAGACTCGACGAGAAGAAGTAGAGTTAATGACAAAAATGTTGATAGAGTTTGAAACGCTAGACGCCAAGGATGTCAAAGAAATTATGGACCACACTTGGGATCCGGAGAGGAAGAGACTCCGACTTAAGGAAGAAAACCTACTGTTCAAGAAAGCTCCGGAAGAGCTTCCTCCTCCTCCCCCGGATGAAGGAGATTCCATACATAATGGACTAGGCTTCAATGTCACCTAAGATAAGAAAACCCCGCTTTTCATAAGCGGGGTTTTTAATTTCCTTAAATGATTGCTTTTTGAGCTTCTTTAGCCGTCAAACATCCGATGTCGTCTGCTCAGAAAGAACTGCTTTATGGCTCAACTTAAGCTGCCCTTTTTCATTTATACTCAGGAGTTTAACTTTAAGGGAGTCTCCTTCCTTCACTATATCCGAAACATTCTCTACTCGTTTGGAGTCTAATTCAGAAATATGGCACAGACCTTCTTTCCCAGGAAGGACTTCAACAAATGCTCCAAAAGAGACAACAGAAGTTACTCGACCATTGTAGATCTTACCAACTTCGACTTCACAGGTTAGCTCTTCTATGATAGCTTTAGCTTTTGCCATAGCTTCCGGTGTTTGAGCTGCAATGCTGACGAGCCCAGAATCATTGATATCGATCTGTACGCCTGTTGTTTCTATAATATGACGAATCTGTCTGCCTCCGGGGCCTATGACGGTAGCGATTTTATTTGGTTTAATACGCACAGTCTCTATTCTAGGAGCATAGATGGACATTTCTTTCTTGGAAGCAGGAACAACTTCCCTCATAGAATTTAAAATGCTTTTTCTTCCAGCTTTTGCCTGTGCTAAAGCCTTCTGCATAATTTCTTTTGTGATGCCTTCTACTTTTATGTCCATTTGGAAGGCTACGATGCCATCCTCATTCCCAGCAACTTTAAAGTCCATATCACCAAGGTGATCTTCTATGCCAGAAATGTCAGAAAGAATCACTGATTGATTCTCTTCCAAAATTAATCCCATAGCTATTCCTGAAATGGGAGTAGTGATGGGAACACCAGCATCCATTAAAGCCAGACAACCGCCGCAAACAGAAGCCATAGAAGAGGAGCCGTTAGACTCTGTAATATTCGACTCTAAGCGAATGGAGTAGGGAAAGCTGGTAAAATCTGGAAGAATGTGTGAAAGAGCCCTTTCGGCTAATTTTCCGTGACCAATTTCCCTTCTCCCGGGAGATCCAATTCTACCTACCTCTCCAACGGAGAAGGGGGGAAAGAAATAGTGCAAATAAAACCTACTGATGCCTTCACCATTCAAGTCCTCATACCGCTGTCCCATGCTATCGCCCCCCAAAGTACAAACAGCTAGAGATTGGGTCTCTCCTCTTGTAAATAAGGCGCTACCATGAGTTCTAGGAAGCACGGAAGGTTCTATAGTAATTTTACGGATATCAGTAACGCCTCTCCCGTCTGCTCGGCGGTTGCTTTCCAAAATCATTTTACGCATGAAGTTGGACTTCACTTTCTTGAACGCAGATTTGATATTGAAGGAAGAAAAATCAGAAGTTTCTTCAGAAGTTAATTCCAAAAGGAGAGAGTCCTCAATTTCTTTGAGGGCAGCTTCTTGAAGTTTTTTATCACACAAAGAAAGCGGAGCAGAAAGCTTCCCTTCTGTTTTCTGTTGAACAGAAAGAAGAACGGACTGAGGAAGGGGCACTACAGAATCTACTTCTTTTGCTTTTCCTACAGCTTTTTGCCAGGAGGACAATTGACGACATATGACCGAAAGAGACTCATGTCCAAAGGCTATGGCGTCTAAGACTTGTTCTTCATCCAGAAAACGGCAATGCCCTTCTATCATTAGGATAGCGTTTTCCGTTCCAGAGAGCATTAAATCAAGTGCAGAAGAGGGCTGCTGTTGTACATCTGGGTTAATGATAAACTTTCCGTCAATGTATCCAACCCTGACTCCAGCGACGGGATTTAAGATAGGAACACTGGAAATAGTTAGGGCTGCAGACGAAGCACAAATTGCTAACGGATCGGGAGAGGTTTTTCCATCGTAGGACCAGATGTAAGAGAGAATCTGAACGTCTCTCATTAACCTTTCTGGAAGAGTTGGCCTTAGAGATCTATCAATAAGACGGGATACTAAAACTTCTCTTTCAGAAGGACGCCCTTCCCTTTTCAAGAATCCTCCAGAGGTTTTTCCTGCTGCGGAAAAGCGTTCTTGGTAGTCTACTCTGAAGGGAAGGAAGTCTGTTTCTTCTGTCAAAGATGCCGAGCAAGCGGAAGAAAAGACGACGGTATCTCCCGATCTAGCTAAAACGGCACCGCTAGCTTGTCTAGCAATTCTGCCTGTTTCGAAAAATATTTTCTTACCATTACCTAGGTCGATGTCGATAACTTCTGCTTTCATTTCTTTGTTCCGCGCCCAATAGTGGAGAAGCTTACTTTCTTAAGTTAAGCCTTTTGATTAAGTTTTTGTATCGTTCGGTGTCTGTAGAGTTCAGGTACTCTAGAAGTTTTCTTCTTTGTCCTACCAGTTTCAGGAGTGACAAACGAGAGTTATGGTCTTTAGGAGACCTTTTAAGATGTTCTTTTAAATCGGCGATATGCTCTGTTAATATCGCAATCTGGACGTCTGCAGAGCCAGTATCCTTTTCATGAAGTTGAAACCGTTTTGTAATTTCTTCCTTAGTTCCCTTATCCAAAGACATTCGGATATCTCCTTAACATGTTTACTGCAAAATGCAATTATACGTCAGAGTGGCGTTAATGTACAACTTTTGTGAGAGCTTGAAAGTGTTTTTCTAGAATCAAATAAATCGTAAATAGCTGCATTCTCTTCTCTCAATGGTGCAATGATTTTTTTTGAACATCTTTTAAACGTTGGTTTGAATGATTATTTTTACTAAATCACCAAAACGTTTAAGCTCCTGATACTATTAAAGACATAAATGCTGTAGGGAGGTTTTAATGGAGTACACAGAGTGTTTGAAAAAACTTAGTCCCTGGTTTAAAGAAATAATTTCTTTAGTTAAGAAAGATTTGAAACAGGAACATTTGGCCAGGGATGTTCGTTTTGTTAAAGAATTTTTTCCAGGAAAAAAGTTTTCGTCTTTGTCGCTTGACGAGATGTCGGAGGGATATTTGAAGGTTATAGAAAATTCTTCAGGAGAATACGAAGAGTTGGCCTCGTTTATCGCTTCCAGGTGGGTATTAAAAAAAACTGAAATTTATGATCTCTTTTTTGATGCTCTTTCTTCTATTTCCAGTGAGACCGAATCCATAAAGTCTATTCCTTCGAATGTTTCAGAGCCTTTAATTCAATCTGCTTTGGGGAAGTTTTGTCCTATAGATGTTTATCTTTTTTCAGAAATGAACTTTGTTGTTTTTTCTCCTGAAGAGAAGTTGATGTTGCGTCAGAAGGCATTGGAAGGAATAGCGGGCCTAGAATCTTGTGGGGAAGAAAAAGTTTCTGAAGAAATTCTTATCGCTGTTAGAAACTGTTCAGATCGTTATGAAAAGAAAATTTCAGGAATGCAAAAGAAATATTTGACAGACATAGCAGCTCTAAAAAAACAAATATCCACATTGCAAAAAAAATTATGCAAGTTACAAGGAGTTTAAAGTGATTTCTGAAGAAGATCGTCGATTTATGCTCCTAGCTCTGAAAGAGGCAGAGAAAGCATATGCTGAAGATGAAGTTCCTGTTGGATGTGTAATTGTGAAAGACAATAGGGTGATAGCTAGAGGCTATAATAGGGTCGAGTCTTTACTCGATCCGACAGCTCATGCAGAAATTTTGTGTATAGGGTCCGCAGCTCAAGCTCTCAATAACTGGAGGTTAAATGGAGCAGACATGTATATCACCCTGGAGCCCTGCCCCATGTGTGCAGGAGCCATACAACTGGCTAGACTTTCCAGAGTTATCTGGGGGGCTCCAGATCTTAGGTTAGGTGCTGGGGGGACCTGGATTAACTTATTTGCGGAAAAGCATCCATTTCATACTGTAGAGTATATTTCTGGTGTAGAGAAGGAGGCTTCTGAGTACTTAATGAAAAAATTTTTCTTAGAGAAAAGGAAAAAAAATGAGGAAGGGTTGTTGTAGTAAAAATTTTATTTCCCTTCTGGAAGAGTTAGTAGAAAGACAAGCAGAAAAAGTTAGAGTTGTGGGAGAGTCCGTGATCCCAACCCTTACTTCTGAAGATCTTTTACAGCCTATGGATTTTCCTGAATTGGAGTGTCACGCTGCTTTTCGTTTTGAGGAAGGAGTTCTTTGCGGGCTGAGGGAGGCTCTAGCTGCTGCTCGGGCTGGGACAGCTTCAGAATAGACTCCAATGTTTATGCTGTTATCAAAACGAGAAAGAGTTAAACGTGGCGTAGGGATTAGGGAGCTTCTCTCCTTGACAGAAGAGAATGGAAAGGAGGACAGAGAGAATAGCTCCTCCTAAGAAGAAGAATGCTTTACAAGCTATAAGAGATAGGAAAAAGACTCCTAGTACGATGAGAAAACCCCATTTTCTTGAAATGTAAAAGGGAAAGGGGCGAAGATAAAATCGTTTCTCTGGGTCTAAGAAGACGCTAACGGTAGCTAGAGCGCATAAGATGCACTCGGCGCCGAAGAACGCGGAATTTGATCCGGTAAGCTTCATCAAGCTCCAAACAGCAGCTCCCACGCAAGGGATTTGTATTCCTAAAAATACTAGAAAACTAGTAGTCCCTAACTTTTGAATAAAATGTCTAGAAATTTTTTGAAGTAGAATACAGACCAATGTATTTCTAAGTAGCAGTCTTTGTGAGAGCTCAAGACTAGCATCTACAGACAGATTTATGGAATCTGAGCAGATCAAAGGATAGGTGAAAAACTGCCAGATGCGGTGAGAGTCTATACTGTTTTTAGAGAGAGAGAAAAGCTCTAGGAGTCCCGAGGTGTGAAAAATTTTCTTTAAAATATAAGAGGCTATAGGAGCTGTGCAAGAAAATAGGAGAAGGGCGAGTGGTACCCTAGAAAAGATTTTAGAGAAAAAATGTGATCCTTGCTGCTTATTTGGGAAAATAACTCTCATAGAGACTTTCCTTGTAACCACGAAAGCCTCTATGGTATAAGATCTTATATTTTATTAAAACTTTTTAATTTATTCTAAATTAACCAGCAGGTCTAGTTAAATTAGCCTTAATAGTTAATTGTTCTAGCATTTCTAGAAGTGCGCAGGCAGCTTGGATCACTTGCAATGATTCGCTGAAGGATGAGTTAACAATTTTCTGATTTGCTTGAGCCCTTTGTTGAGCCGAAGATAATTCTTGTTGAATAAAAGATCTTTGAGCGCCTATTTGTTGGTTTGAGTCTTGGTAAGACTGAACTTCAACACTATTTTTGTATTCAGGTTTGTCAGAATTTTGATCTTTGGCTTCTAGAGAAGGAACGCTAAGCATAGGAAGGTTTATAAGTTCCTTCGTTTTAGCTTGTTGAACAACGGTGTTTTCTTGAAGAACAGTCATAACTGATTTAGCGAAGTCTGTTGTGGCTATTGAAAGTTGCAAGAGTGTTGATATGCAAAAGTTTATGGCTGAATTTTTATTGATGATAATCTCATCTGCTCTAACTTTTGTTGAGGGGACGATGATAGTGGCCACAGGAGAAGTGGGTAAACTGGCTGTTTTCCCAGAACTATAAAGAGGCATAGTTTTTCCTTAGTTGTTAAATGTTAGCAATCAAACTCACTACTTGGGAGAAGGTTTGTATCAGAGCTTGTCCCACTTGCAAAGATTGTTGAATAATGTTGTTGTTAGTGTTCAGGTTGCTGGAGATAACTTGAGAGGCATTTCCTAATCCAGAAATCTGGTTTTGTATGGCTTGTCTCGAAGCTCCAATAGCCTGGTTTTTTGACTGAATATCTTGTAGGTAGCCAGGGGAGTTGTTGTTAACTTGATCTTTGGGGACTGTCGTGTATTGGTAAAGAGCTTCTTGATTATTTAGGTAAATTTGTGCGGAAGAATTCGCTTGAAGCTCCTTTGCTATAATGGTCAAGTTGTCTTGAGCAACTAACACAGACTGATAAACGTAGTATACTGTGACAATAAGAGGGTTAGAGTCTTTAGAAAACCTTTCGATAATAGAATCTGCTGTTGTAGAGCTTACTCTTCCTGAAGAGGTTGTCATTGAGTTAATAATACTAGATTGGTTTGAATCCATAATTCCTAAAATCCTTGGAGGTTACGTTTTTAGACTGTAATTTGCAGACTATTATCCTGGAGGTTTATTAAGTTGGTTTACTACTGATCCGATAGAATTTGTCGTTTTTAGGAATGAGGAGTCTTGAGAAGCTAATTGTTGGATGATATTAATGTTCGTCGAGGCGTGGGACAAAATAATCTGACCATTTTGTCGACATGTAACTAATTGGTCTTGGATGTTAGATCTTTGTGCTGAGTAGTTTTGGTTTTGGTTCTGAACGGAGGTTATCTCAGATTCTTTTGCTCCTGAATTGACTACAGCAAATTTAATTTGATTAGTTTCTTGGTTTAATTGTTGTTGAATATTAGTATTGTCATTCAATTGAGTTGATTGAGTTAAAACGGTTTGCTGCCTGATAGTGATGGCTTCTAACAATAACTCGTAAATATTGAACAGGATGATTCCGATTTTTGGCGTATTCAAAGGTTCCAAGGGCGGTAGTTTAGACCCTTGTACAGGTCCTGTTGGTGTTGTTCCTGTGGATGCTGACATGTTTTTATCTCAAAAAAAAATGAATTTTGTTGATTTGATTTTATCAATAGATGCTTCCGTTTTTTAATTAATTTTTTTTGTGTTTTTTAGAAGTGGTTAGTTTTTAGTTGGTAGTGTTTTTAGTTTATTTTTTTTCAAGAAAAGCTTTTTGATTGCTTAGCCAATTTGACGGGATTAATTTGCTGTTTCTAAAAAAAAGTAAGCTTGTTATCCGTAAGTTTGGTAGCCTACTGAACTTTGGTAGATTATAGGGCTCTTGTAGGCTCTGGGAGAGGTTTCCCGTTTGCTAATGGAAAAGAGAGGTTTTAGGTTCAAAGCAATTGTGAAGGGAGGTTGTCTATGACTAGGGAAGACGTAAGTGCTTATATATTGATCACTTGTGGAAACTCCTCTTTAGACGGAAAAATTCACGTGGAAATGACCTACGAGGGAGATCCTAGTTTAGTGAGTTATCTGTTGAAAACAGCTAAAGAATCTATGGATCAATCTATTGAAGAATCTTTTGAGCAAGAGACACAGTGAGTTGTTTGAGAGAATGAGATTACCTAGGTTGAGATTTGCTAGAATTTTCTCTAAGAAAATTCTAAGCTCATACTTTTCCGAGAAGCTACGTCCTTTTCAGAGGGACTGGATTTTCTTAGTTTCTTTGGCTCTTATTTTAAGCGGTTCTTTTTGCGCCTCTTTTTGTCAGTATGCGCTTCTTTCCTTGATGCTGGTATACTCCGCTTTGGCGTTTCTTTTGGTCCTCTTTTTTGACCTCTGGGGATTGATCTTTTCTTTTGTTAATATTTTATTTTTAACTTGTTGTGTTTTTTATTCGGGTTCTTTGTTGACCTTTGAGTTTATTTGGAACTTAGGAATGGTCTGCGCTTTTTCTTTAACTTGGTTTGTGTTTTTTTTATGGACTAAGAGTTCCAAGGAGCAATCAGGTAAAAAACAAGAAAGCATTAAGAACTTGATAGATGAATTGAGTTCATTGAAGAATACTTATGAGGAAGAGAAGGCTCGACTTTTAGAAGGGAATAAAGAGCTGTCTATCCAGCTGGACGAGACTAATCAAAATTTTGGTGCAACTAAAGAAGACTTAGAAGAATTAAAAAAGAAATATTCGTACTTGGAAGTAGATTTTAGAATACTATCTGAACAAAAAGACAGTTGGTTAGAAGACTACGCTATTCTGCACAGGGAATATGTACAAATTTCGGATCGTTTGGAGATGCTGACTGCTGGAGGAGCGTCTTTATCCAATGAGGAGAAATCGTGTCTACAGAAAAAAGACGAAGAGAATCAAAGGCTTATAGAGTCTTTGGAAAAACAACTTTCTTTAAAAGAGAATGCGTTTTTTGAATTATCTCAAAAGCAAAAAGATTGGATGAAAGAAAAGTCTTCTTTTGAGGAGATTAACCAGCAATTGGCTAAAGATATAGAAGGGTTGAAAAATTTACTAGATAGGAAAGAATCAGAAGTCTGTTCGCTGCAAGAAAAAATAGATGCTTTAAAACAACAGTTGGTTTCTGAGTCGGAAGTTAAAAGGCCTAAAGAGGTTACTGTTTTAGAAGCTAAGGTTGATTGCCAAGCTCTTTATCATCAATTAAAGCTACAATTTGCTGAGAAGGATGCTGTTTTATCCTCTGTCAGAAAAGAATTTTTTCTTTTAAAAGAAAAGCTTTTAGAGAGAGAAAGGATGGAAGAACTATCTTTGGGGGAGGAAAACTTTGAAGAACTTAGACTTATAGAGCATTTGACTTCGGAGATTGCTCTTTTAGAAGAAGAAGTTACTCTCTTAGAAGGGTTAGTATCTCGCATCCTTCTTCAGTAATTAGGAGGGTGTGCTCCCACTGAGCGCTAGGCTTGCCATCGACGGTCCTAGCCTCCCAGTGATTTTTGGGGTCTATAAACCCTTTCTTGTTTCCGATATTAATCATTGGTTCTATGGTGAAGGTCATTCCAGGAGCTAAGGGAATAGAGCAGTTATTCCTGTGATGAGGGATATACGGCTCTTCATGGAATTGGATGCCAACTCCGTGTCCCACGAATTGATCTACAACAGAAAATCCGTATTCAGCGGCAACATCCTCTATAACGTCCCCAATAGCGTGAACAGGGATCTCTGGTTTTAGTATGTTTATGGCCTGTTCTAAACATTTTAGAGAGGCTTCGCAGACAAGTTTTTTTTCTTCTGGAACAGGATCTATTATCACCATACGACTACAGTCTCCGAAGAAACCGTCTACGATGCAAGAAACATCTATGTTAAGAATATCTCCTTTTCTTAACGGTGTATCATTTGGAATACCGTGACAAATTACTTCGTTCAAGGATGTACAAATGGTTTTTGGAAAAGGAGGATGTCCATAATTTAACGGGGCAGGAATAGCCGAGAATTCTTTGTGTAATTTTTGAGACAACTCGTCCAATTCGTTAGTAGTGGTACCTTCTTTTGCGGCAAGACAAAGTTCGTTTAGGATATGCGCTGTGACCTGACAGGCATTCCGGATCTGTTTTATTTCATAGTCATTTTTTATTAAAATCCCGTATTTCGAACGATACTGCGAGGCAATACTTAGGGTTTTATCTTGTATCTGCTTATTAGGGTAGTGGCAGTGTTTCCATTTCTTCTTGCTGCCG
This is a stretch of genomic DNA from Chlamydiifrater phoenicopteri. It encodes these proteins:
- the tilS gene encoding tRNA lysidine(34) synthetase TilS, coding for MHSAHFKDNQLELFFSSLDKKKRYLLALSGGSDSTFLFYVLISYRIPFAAAYVDHGWRDSSSLEAIQLQKLCKEYEVPFYCHRIDNAVWKGKDLENTARKVRYDFFLEVCRQEGLGGVFVGHHADDKVETILKRLFEGAGLTNLSGPKETSSMSSMPIIRPLLHLRKQDIEDKLQKANITYFFDETNSDEHFLRARMRKSIIPCLQKNFGKNIINPLLALAKDSDELAEYIDQESAVYLKGIFRAKGEVSITLPDALLGRAFLAKQVIKKFFIAEGIGVSRHTVLAIYQHLIQRTCKVTMRVHDKNVKICGNIVSVCEN
- the ftsH gene encoding ATP-dependent zinc metalloprotease FtsH translates to MSYEKKFNSDPKKNFPSMFFFLLFGVIFGVFALQNFVGSKRAKVGFSHQLEHLVNLRLILPEDSRKVALNDNLVSFSGRFRDSSSAESQARYRYLELIDKEHRLLSERQETLSSLGGLEVEISSAVSWFSAISGMAAPESGYMIFDRANSKLGPLIVKEIVAPQIINLQSLSAKFRKDIRDAADLKRFGSDLYELIGKYLSPALGISAESIKEDLKTLSSKVEVSLQQEQSSEDTRQLYGQTLDSLQRISQSFLYPEDGVRFASLRSVRLYKEERKKYLSIEKSLELNSSQLEKSRGEVSEVVWFFNNKELSSKALERQDSELFSHWFNGAKEEWNNFSHNKSLSFKAPDQPRNLVLEKTFKSEEPAPHYMGYIFTLMPVMLVVFLLYLVFSRQLKGVGGSAMSFGKSPAKLLPKGQNKITFADVAGIEEAKEELIEIVDFLKNPSKFTALGGRIPKGVLLIGPPGTGKTLIAKAVSGEADRPFFSIAGSDFVEMFVGVGASRIRDMFEQAKRNAPCIIFIDEIDAVGRHRGAGIGGGHDEREQTLNQLLVEMDGFGTNDGVILMAATNRPDVLDKALLRPGRFDRRVVISLPDIRGRQEILSVHAKKIKLDPTVDLMAVARSTPGASGADLENLLNEAALLAARRDRTAVTAVDVAEARDKVLYGKERRSLEMDAEERRTTAYHESGHAVVGLSVQHSDPVDKVTIIPRGLSLGATHFLPEKNRLSYWKSELFDQLAVLMGGRAAEAIFLNDVSSGAQQDIAQATKLVRSMVCEWGMSEQLGTVAYDERSDNYTGYGSYHERVYSEETAKVIDAEVKAILEGAYARALDIIQTRREEVELMTKMLIEFETLDAKDVKEIMDHTWDPERKRLRLKEENLLFKKAPEELPPPPPDEGDSIHNGLGFNVT
- the pnp gene encoding polyribonucleotide nucleotidyltransferase; this translates as MKAEVIDIDLGNGKKIFFETGRIARQASGAVLARSGDTVVFSSACSASLTEETDFLPFRVDYQERFSAAGKTSGGFLKREGRPSEREVLVSRLIDRSLRPTLPERLMRDVQILSYIWSYDGKTSPDPLAICASSAALTISSVPILNPVAGVRVGYIDGKFIINPDVQQQPSSALDLMLSGTENAILMIEGHCRFLDEEQVLDAIAFGHESLSVICRQLSSWQKAVGKAKEVDSVVPLPQSVLLSVQQKTEGKLSAPLSLCDKKLQEAALKEIEDSLLLELTSEETSDFSSFNIKSAFKKVKSNFMRKMILESNRRADGRGVTDIRKITIEPSVLPRTHGSALFTRGETQSLAVCTLGGDSMGQRYEDLNGEGISRFYLHYFFPPFSVGEVGRIGSPGRREIGHGKLAERALSHILPDFTSFPYSIRLESNITESNGSSSMASVCGGCLALMDAGVPITTPISGIAMGLILEENQSVILSDISGIEDHLGDMDFKVAGNEDGIVAFQMDIKVEGITKEIMQKALAQAKAGRKSILNSMREVVPASKKEMSIYAPRIETVRIKPNKIATVIGPGGRQIRHIIETTGVQIDINDSGLVSIAAQTPEAMAKAKAIIEELTCEVEVGKIYNGRVTSVVSFGAFVEVLPGKEGLCHISELDSKRVENVSDIVKEGDSLKVKLLSINEKGQLKLSHKAVLSEQTTSDV
- the rpsO gene encoding 30S ribosomal protein S15; the protein is MSLDKGTKEEITKRFQLHEKDTGSADVQIAILTEHIADLKEHLKRSPKDHNSRLSLLKLVGQRRKLLEYLNSTDTERYKNLIKRLNLRK
- a CDS encoding nucleoside deaminase, which produces MISEEDRRFMLLALKEAEKAYAEDEVPVGCVIVKDNRVIARGYNRVESLLDPTAHAEILCIGSAAQALNNWRLNGADMYITLEPCPMCAGAIQLARLSRVIWGAPDLRLGAGGTWINLFAEKHPFHTVEYISGVEKEASEYLMKKFFLEKRKKNEEGLL
- a CDS encoding DUF720 domain-containing protein, whose product is MPLYSSGKTASLPTSPVATIIVPSTKVRADEIIINKNSAINFCISTLLQLSIATTDFAKSVMTVLQENTVVQQAKTKELINLPMLSVPSLEAKDQNSDKPEYKNSVEVQSYQDSNQQIGAQRSFIQQELSSAQQRAQANQKIVNSSFSESLQVIQAACALLEMLEQLTIKANLTRPAG
- a CDS encoding DUF720 domain-containing protein; translation: MSASTGTTPTGPVQGSKLPPLEPLNTPKIGIILFNIYELLLEAITIRQQTVLTQSTQLNDNTNIQQQLNQETNQIKFAVVNSGAKESEITSVQNQNQNYSAQRSNIQDQLVTCRQNGQIILSHASTNINIIQQLASQDSSFLKTTNSIGSVVNQLNKPPG
- a CDS encoding methionyl aminopeptidase codes for the protein MNRNDPCWCGSKKKWKHCHYPNKQIQDKTLSIASQYRSKYGILIKNDYEIKQIRNACQVTAHILNELCLAAKEGTTTNELDELSQKLHKEFSAIPAPLNYGHPPFPKTICTSLNEVICHGIPNDTPLRKGDILNIDVSCIVDGFFGDCSRMVIIDPVPEEKKLVCEASLKCLEQAINILKPEIPVHAIGDVIEDVAAEYGFSVVDQFVGHGVGIQFHEEPYIPHHRNNCSIPLAPGMTFTIEPMINIGNKKGFIDPKNHWEARTVDGKPSAQWEHTLLITEEGCEILTLLRE